A region of the Candoia aspera isolate rCanAsp1 chromosome 18, rCanAsp1.hap2, whole genome shotgun sequence genome:
ACGCATTCTGTTCCTTCAGGGACTGCCTTAAAACTACTTTTCCAAACTGGCCCTCTCCAAGTGCAGATGGCACTAAAAATCCTAGCTAACGTGGGTAAGATGGCTATTGTTTAAAGAGCCTAGCGTGTCCTTTTCCTTCCAACTCTGGACTTTCCTCATGAGAAGGAAGTGCCTGGACTTCAATTCCACCCGGCTACAGATCTCTGTCTCCCTTGTTTGTTGATCCTGAAGCTTTAAGTTAGTTTTCGTGACAGCCAGGGAAGGCTTCCACTGAAGTTCAGAGTGCTTCCAAATTTTCTCTGTACCTTGGACTGTCATGCACAAGCCGGTTGAGATgtcctgcttttattttctttccctttattttagAAACTCTTTGGCTACGCAATGGCAGAGTTTAAGGTGACCATCAGGAGTGTGTGGAATGCCGAGACGGGAGAATTTGAACAGCTGGAGGCCGCCACTGAGGATGCTTTGGGGGCAATGGAGGAGGAAGACGAATCTAATGAAGAAAACTAGGGCAGAAAAAAGCCAACAGACTTGTTTTTTAAGAGAGTGATACCTCCTGATCTCTTTCTCGTTAATGGAGAACTGAGCTAATAACTTAAGGATGTTATCAcagtgtggctttttttttaaacgtgtacatatatatatatattatacacgaATATGTGCATAAAACGTATAAAAGAGCTTACAGTGTGTTCCGTTGTCTAACTGATTAAAGTTTGTGGAAGCAATGATTCAGCCATAGGACTCATGCCTGCAGAGAGCTCCATTTAATTCTGGTCAACTGCTTATCCAAGAAGGGAGACCCACCAGCGTGCCTTCAGCGGAAGTAATTGGGGCAGTCGTGGGCTGTGAGGTGCCACGCCCTTTCGAAGGCTGCCACCACGCCTGGGACGAGAGGCCCCTCCTCGTTGGACCGGAGATTCTCCTGAAGCTGGTCCATGTTGGACATCCCAATGATCACAGCGTCCCCGTACTTCCCCTGGGGAAGGGAGCAGAAGAGCAAACTATCCGCAGCCGGATCGAGGTAGCAAAAGGAGGTACATTTCTGCTCAAGCGCACGACTGGCGCCAAGCAAGAATGTAACACGTGCTCTGACATCCCAATCCGTGCGACCACCGCATGCAGCAGGGTGATTTTACATGACCCATATTGCAGTGGGAAGGTCGAGGGGAGAGAGGGATTcaggcggtgtttctcaaccttgtctgtgctggctggggaattctggcagttgaagcccacatgtggccaaggttgagaaacactgtgttaaaggAAGGGCCCCGTGCTTCTTGGTCTCTGGATTGCTTGCCAAGGATATTATCTGAGCTAAGCCTTGGTTTGATAAGTGGTAGGTGAAGTCCTGGCATTAAGGAACAGAATTGCAGTttgcaaatttaaatttaaatttaaatagcaATGGAAGGATTTGGGTTCAAAGTAGAAGGCAGCACTCCACCTCCCCACGAAAGAATTTGAAGCTTTGTAAAATGGAAGCTTGCTTCCACTAAATACCCTCTGAATTTTGCAGCCACAAGGACCCGAAGCTTGCTCGTAAAAACAGCAAAGACCCATATCTTGATTTTTATCCCTGGGGCTGATGGCAAACCGTGGGTGTTACCTGCAGCTCCGAGTGGTGGTAGATCCAGCGCAGGGCGGCCGAGGTCAAAGTGGGAGGGTTTGAGCCATATGCCTCTCGGAGAGCGCTTTGGATCAGGGATACTCCCTCGAAGTGGTGCTGCTTCCAGTACCTGGAGTGGTATTTGTTAAAAACATAATTAGTAATCAACATCCCACcacttaaacaaaaaataataatcaagcgCCTGGCctaataaaacatttaaacagtAAAAGTATAATTAACAGTAGAAGTACAATTAAAACACTTTAACAAAAAAGAAGTaacatttaaaaggaaataatttagcaaaaaagaaataacagaCACATAACAGGCCAATACCTAACAGAATACCGGAAAGGCAGGCTAAGAATAACTTCTGGATGCTAGCCTTTTCTATCAAAGATCCAATCTCAGCAGTTCGTTACTGCCCTCCTTGTTCAAGATGCTAGCCTCTTCTGCTACTCAGAGACTCACCTGTCCCGGTAGATTTTGGCCCAGTCGTTCCCAAAAAAACGGCCAGCTGGTGGCTGACTTAAGTCTTTATCTTCGTACTTGTACTTCCCTGTCAGGAGCCCCCCTGTTTGAGAGACATCAGCgccttgagatcacccacaaagtCACTGCATTCGTTTTTAAATCCATCCTCCCACGCTCCCACTCCGTACCGGCCAGGGGGTTGTAAGCGTAGAAGCTCATTCCAAAGTGCCTGAGACAGGGAAACAGCTCCTTCTCCACCTGGCGTGTTGTCGCATTATACATGCCCTTGATTCAGACGGAAGCAAGAAAAAGATTCAGAGACCTCCTTCGAACTAGGGATTGCTGGAGCGCCAGGGGGTCAGCTGATCGGAGGGACAGCCAAACTTGCAGGTCCTCCTCCTCTCGCTGGGTATCATTCCAAGGCAGAATTCCCACATCTTGGGTCTGGTCCCCAGCATCCTCCCATCAGGACGGAAAGACACGGTCTGCCGCTGCTTGGTAGGGACAGCAGGGGTGAGCCAGAGGAACAGCTTGCCCTGGCGCAAAAGCCATTTGCCAAGGGGCAGACACAGAAAGTTTGCAGCAGACCAAAAGCCGCCATCTTGTTAAACGCTAATCCACACCACTCACCTGGTACACCGTCGGCAGCAGCAGCCGGTTGGTTTTGCAAAGGGTGCAGATTTCTGCCACCTCCCAAGATGCATAGTTGGACAAGCCGAGCTCCTTAAACTTCCCCTGTCAAGGCGACAAAGCAATTAATCAGTCATTCTGGGCCTTATTTTCAGGTATCTGCTGACATGCCATAAAACAAGGCCTTTGGGATCGGGCCCAAAGAACCatctggctggggaggatggggctGTAACCCGACATCTTTGGAGAAAGCATTCACACATGTCTGTGAGGAACATGGCCACTCTGGGTCAGACTAGATGGTCTCTGAGGATCCCTCAAGTTCACTCTCATGCGATGCGGAGAGAGGTGTCTGGCatgtccagagtcccccttttaaccgcccagagtctcctttttggggggagataggcggtaatagaaatttgaataaataaataaatatatagatgtCAGAGGTGATGCCCCCCATGACCCTTTGGGAGCCTGGCTGTCCTGCCCCCCAAGGTTTTCCCAGGACCCCCGACTCCTGCACCTCTTTGTGAAGCTCATTGCAGGCCCGCAGTGTCTCTTCCATGGGGGTCTCGTGGTCCGGGGCGTGGAGGTAGAAGAGGTCCACGCTCTGCAGCTGCAGCCGCTGAAGAGACTCCTCCAGCTGCAACCGGACGCTCTCAGCCTTCAGGGTTTTGCCCTCCCAAGGATTCGCCTTCGT
Encoded here:
- the LOC134507236 gene encoding aflatoxin B1 aldehyde reductase member 2-like, which produces MAGPGVRSVLGTMEFGRRAGPEASGAMLRAFLVRGHVLLDTAHMYAGGESERILGALLAAEPGAAGRVKIATKANPWEGKTLKAESVRLQLEESLQRLQLQSVDLFYLHAPDHETPMEETLRACNELHKEGKFKELGLSNYASWEVAEICTLCKTNRLLLPTVYQGMYNATTRQVEKELFPCLRHFGMSFYAYNPLAGGLLTGKYKYEDKDLSQPPAGRFFGNDWAKIYRDRYWKQHHFEGVSLIQSALREAYGSNPPTLTSAALRWIYHHSELQGKYGDAVIIGMSNMDQLQENLRSNEEGPLVPGVVAAFERAWHLTAHDCPNYFR